GGCCTCCTTGAGGAAGCGATCGATGAGCACCGGGTGCTCGGGCGAGGCACTCACCGCCTCGCGCATGTAGCGCTCGAGGCTCTGCTGATCGTAGACGACCTCCATGGCCCGGCCGCCGAGCACGTAGGAGGGGCGCACCATGACCGGGTAGCCGATGCGCTGGGCGACCTTGTAGGCCTCCTCGTGGCTGCGCGCGACGCCGTTCTCCGGCTGGGTGAGGCCCAGCTTCTCGATCAGCTGCGCGAAGCGCTCGCGGTCCTCGGCGCGGTCGATGGCGTCCGGGGACGTGCCGAGGATGGGCAGGCCCGCCTTCTCCAGGGGCACCGACAGGCGCAGCGGCGTCTGGCCGCCGAACTGGACGATGGCGCCCACGGGCTTCTCGCGCTGGGACACCTCGAGCACGTCCTCGATGGTGAGCGGCTCGAAGTACAGCCGGTCCGACGTGTCGTAGTCGGTGGACACCGTCTCCGGGTTGCAGTTGACCATCACCGTCTCGTACCCGGCCGAGCGCAGCGCGAACGCCGCGTGCACGCAGCAGTAGTCGAACTCGATGCCCTGGCCGATGCGGATGGGGCCACTGCCCAGGATGAGCACCTTCTGGCGCGCCGTGGGGGGCGCCTCGTCCTCCTCCTCGTAGGTGGAGTACAGGTAGGGCGTGTACGCCTCGAACTCGGCGGCGCAGGTGTCCACGCGCTTGTACACGGGCCGGATGCCCTTGGCGTGCCGGCGCGCGCGCACCTCCGCCTCGGTGCACCCGAGCAACTGGGCGAGGTACTTGTCGGAGAGGCCATCCGCCTTGGCCGCGCGCAGCGTGTCATCCGGCAGCTTGTCCAGCCCGCCGAGCGCCTGGATGGACTCGGCCTCCCGGACGAGGCCCTGGATGTGGCGCAGGAACCAGGGATCGATGGCGGACAGCTCGTGCACGTCCTCCACGCTCATCCCCTCGCGGAAGGCCTGGGCCACGTAGATGGGGCGCTCGGGACGGGGCACGCGCACGTAGTCGCGCAGCACCTTGCGCCGCTCCTCCTTCTCCGTGGGCAGCTCGGGCGCTTCCAGGCCCGTGCGGCCCGACTCCATGGAGCGCATGGCCTTGAGGTAGGCCTCGCGGAAGGTGCGGCCCATGGCCATCACCTCGCCCACCGCGCGCATGCTGGTGGTGAGGGTGCGGTCGGCGTGGGGGAACTTCTCGAAGTTGAAGCGCGGCACCTTCACCACCACGTAGTCCAGCGTGGGCTCGAAGGAGGCCGGGGTGTCGCGGGTGATGTCGTTGCGCAGCTCGTCCAGCGTGTAGCCCAGCGCCAGCTTCGCGGCCACCTTGGCGATGGGGTAGCCCGTCGCCTTGGACGCGAGCGCGCTGGAGCGCGACACGCGCGGGTTCATCTCGATGACCACGATGCGGCCATCCTTGGGGTTCACGCCGAACTGGATGTTGCTGCCGCCCGTGTCGACGCCAATCTCCCGGATGATGCGCAGGGACGCCTCGCGCAGCCGCTGGTATTCGCGGTCCGTGAGCGTCTGCGCCGGGGCCACGGTGATGGAGTCGCCGGTGTGCACGCCCATCGGATCCAGGTTCTCGATGGAGCAGATGATGATGACGTTGTCCGCCGAGTCGCGCACCACCTCCAGCTCGTACTCCTTCCAGCCGAGCACGCTCTCCTCGACGAGGATGGTGGAGTTGGGGCTCGCCTTGAGGCCCGAGCGGCAGATGGCCTCGAACTCCTCGCGGTTGTAGGCGATGCCGCCGCCGGTGCCGCCCAGGGTGAACGAGGGGCGGATGATGGTGGGAAAGCCCACCTCGTCGATGAGGGCGAGCGCCTCCTGCATGTTCGTCGCGTAGCCGCTCTTGGGCAGTGCCACGCCGATCTTCTGCATGGCCGCCTTGAAGAGCTGCCGGTCCTCGGCCTTGTTGATGGCCTCGAGCGACGCGCCGATGAGCCGCACGCCGTACTTCTCCAGGATCCCCTGCTCGGCGAGCGCCTTGGCGAGGTTGAGCGCCGTCTGGCCACCCATGGTGGGCAGCACCGAGTCGGGACGCTCCTGGGCGAGGATGCGCTCGGCGACCTCGACGGTGATGGGCTCGATGTACGTCCGGTGAGCGAACTCGGGGTCCGTCATCACCGTGGCCGGGTTGCTGTTGAGCAGGACGACCTCGACGCCCTCCTCGCGCAACGCCTTGATGGCCTGGGTCCCTGAGTAGTCGAACTCGCACGCCTGCCCGATGACGATCGGGCCCGAGCCAATGACGAGAACCTTCCGGATATCATTTCGCTTAGGCATCGAGGGGGGGCCCATAGCACGTTCGCCCGCGCTTGCACGAACTCGTGTGAAGGGGTCGGTCCCCCGCCGGCCTCTGGTAGGCTCGGCACTGATTCTCGTGAGGTCCCATGCGCCGCTGGTCCCTGCTCCTGCTGCTGTCCGCCGCTCCCGCCCTCTCCCAGGAAAACCCGCCCACCGAGGCCCCGCCCGCCCAGGCGCCCGCCGCCGAGGCTGCCGACTCCCCTCCGCCCACCACCGAGGGCACCCGGCCCTCTCGCCGTCGCTCCCGGACCCGAGCCGAGGCCCCCGCTCCGGCCCCCACTCCTACTCCGGCTCCCCCCTCCGCTCCCGCCGAGGAGGCGCCCGCGCCGCGGCCCACGTCACGGACCGGTAGCGAGCCGGAGCGCATTCGCAAGGACGCGCACGCGCTGGTGGACTCCCTGCTCGCCGGGGATGTCCGGGGCTGTGTGGGGTACCTGGCCTTCCCCTTCCAACTGGAGGAGCGGCGGTTCGACGCGCCCGAGCCCCTGGTGGCCACGTGGGTGAAGGAGCTGCGCAACAAGCGCACGGACCTGGTCACCCTGTACGACATCGAGGTGCTGCCCTACGCGGAGCTGGAGAGGAAGTACGGCAAGCCCCCCGCCCGGCTGGGCGCCATCATCCCGCGGGGGACCGAGGTGTACGCCGCCGTGGCCAACCTGTCGGGGCACGCGGCGGTCATCCTCTACCGGCAAACCGATGAGGGCTGGAAGGCGTTCGCCTACACGGACTGAAGCCAGGCGGCCGCCCTCATACGGGGAGTATCCCCGCCGTGCACCCCGGTTCCAGCCGAGGGAGCCAGCGGGGGGGCCGCCTCAGCGCACGGAGGCGGTGAACTCCCGGATGCGCTCCAGACCCTTGCGCAACTGCTCGCGCGAGGTGGCGAAGCTCACGCGGATGTTCGCGTCCACGCCGAAGGGCGCGCCTGGCACCGCGGCGACCCGGAAGTCGTTGAGGAGGATCTCCGACACCTGGAGCGAGCCCTGCAGCGGCGTGCCCTTGTACGAGCGCCCATACAGTCCCGAGATGTTGGGCAGCACGTAGAAGGCACCCTCGGGCGAGCGGCAGCGCACCCCCTCGAACGAGTTGAGCAGCTCCACCACCATGTCCCGCCGCGCCCGGTACTCCTTCACCATGGGCTCGAAGATGGACTCGGGCCCCTTGAGCGCCGCCACCGCGGCCTTCTGCGAGAAGGACGAGGGGTTGGACGTGGACTGATCCTGGACCATCTGCATGCCGGAGATGAGCCACTTGGGCCCCGCCGCGTACCCCAGGCGCCAGCCCGTCATGGAGAACGCCTTGCTCATGCCGTTGACGACGACCAGGCGCGACACCAGATCCGGCGCCACGTTGCCGATGTTGGCGAACTCGCCCGTGTAGAGCAGCTTCTCGTAGATGTCGTCGCTCACCAGCAGACACTCATGCCCGCGCACCGCGTCGGCGATCTTCGCGAGCGTGTCGCGCGACAACACCACGCCGGAGGGGTTGCTCGGGCTGTTGATGATGAGCGCCTTGGTGCGCGGCGAGAGCGCCTTGCGGATGACCTCGGGGTCCGGCGCGAAGCCGTCCTCCTCGCGCGTCTCGATGATGACGGGCTTGCCCCCGGCCAGCTGCACCATCTCCGGATAGCTCACCCAGAAGGGCGACAGGATGATGACCTCGTCCCCCTCGTTCAAGAGCGCCTGGAAGATGTTGTAGAGCGAGTGCTTGGCGCCCACCGACACCAGCACCTGATCCGGCGCGAAGGTGAGGTGGTTGTCGCGCTCGAGCTTGGCGCAGATGGCCTCACGCAGCTCGGGGATGCCCGCGGTGGGCGTGTACTTGGTGAAGCCCTTGCCGAGGGCATCGATCGCCGCC
Above is a window of Cystobacter fuscus DNA encoding:
- a CDS encoding pyridoxal phosphate-dependent aminotransferase is translated as MNLANRLKAIKPSPTLALTAKAKALVAQGVDVVNFAAGEPDFDTPDFIKQAAIDALGKGFTKYTPTAGIPELREAICAKLERDNHLTFAPDQVLVSVGAKHSLYNIFQALLNEGDEVIILSPFWVSYPEMVQLAGGKPVIIETREEDGFAPDPEVIRKALSPRTKALIINSPSNPSGVVLSRDTLAKIADAVRGHECLLVSDDIYEKLLYTGEFANIGNVAPDLVSRLVVVNGMSKAFSMTGWRLGYAAGPKWLISGMQMVQDQSTSNPSSFSQKAAVAALKGPESIFEPMVKEYRARRDMVVELLNSFEGVRCRSPEGAFYVLPNISGLYGRSYKGTPLQGSLQVSEILLNDFRVAAVPGAPFGVDANIRVSFATSREQLRKGLERIREFTASVR
- the carB gene encoding carbamoyl-phosphate synthase large subunit, producing the protein MPKRNDIRKVLVIGSGPIVIGQACEFDYSGTQAIKALREEGVEVVLLNSNPATVMTDPEFAHRTYIEPITVEVAERILAQERPDSVLPTMGGQTALNLAKALAEQGILEKYGVRLIGASLEAINKAEDRQLFKAAMQKIGVALPKSGYATNMQEALALIDEVGFPTIIRPSFTLGGTGGGIAYNREEFEAICRSGLKASPNSTILVEESVLGWKEYELEVVRDSADNVIIICSIENLDPMGVHTGDSITVAPAQTLTDREYQRLREASLRIIREIGVDTGGSNIQFGVNPKDGRIVVIEMNPRVSRSSALASKATGYPIAKVAAKLALGYTLDELRNDITRDTPASFEPTLDYVVVKVPRFNFEKFPHADRTLTTSMRAVGEVMAMGRTFREAYLKAMRSMESGRTGLEAPELPTEKEERRKVLRDYVRVPRPERPIYVAQAFREGMSVEDVHELSAIDPWFLRHIQGLVREAESIQALGGLDKLPDDTLRAAKADGLSDKYLAQLLGCTEAEVRARRHAKGIRPVYKRVDTCAAEFEAYTPYLYSTYEEEDEAPPTARQKVLILGSGPIRIGQGIEFDYCCVHAAFALRSAGYETVMVNCNPETVSTDYDTSDRLYFEPLTIEDVLEVSQREKPVGAIVQFGGQTPLRLSVPLEKAGLPILGTSPDAIDRAEDRERFAQLIEKLGLTQPENGVARSHEEAYKVAQRIGYPVMVRPSYVLGGRAMEVVYDQQSLERYMREAVSASPEHPVLIDRFLKEAIEVDLDLVADRTGAVLVGGVLEHVEEAGVHSGDAACTLPPHSLSPDLVERMKDQAIALARELGVVGLMNVQFAIQGKTIYVLEVNPRASRTVPFISKATGVALAKIASLCMVGKTLAELGATSIPEFKHVAVKESVFPFARFAGVDVILGPEMKSTGEVMGIAADFPSAFAKSQQAAGVKLPRSGKIFISVRNDDKPAVVDLARRLRALGFKLVTTGGTHDYLAAKGIETEKVLKVAEGRPHIVDKIVDGQIVLVINTTFGKQEISDSFSIRREALMHSVPYFTTVQAARMAVGAMESLIHTEQSVKPLQDYLGASAK